In Brevibacillus brevis NBRC 100599, a single genomic region encodes these proteins:
- the rpoN gene encoding RNA polymerase factor sigma-54: MNMGLGLFQEQTLKLVMTPELRQAITILQYSAIDLISYLQDQANENPVFDLEVAGEVASAKAEKPAPEIDWKEIVGNRATGEYGSSKNESTYNPLDYVQQGAETLYEHLERQLGYVKGFSSLQKQIALFLIGNLDEKGYLEITLEEASERLGAEMLEIEDVLSVLQHFDPVGVASRSLEECLLLQLEHLALDDEKIVQVVRNHLQDLADNRYQRIADKIGCTPQEVQTIADLIRTLNPRPGAAFSSVETRYVIPDVTVEKVGNDYVVLVNDVAAPRLKINSFYEKMLSQQKSQDEAKQFIHDKLNAAMWLAKSLEQRRLTLMRVTQAILDMQREFFDRGIHYLKPMTQKEIAERVGLHESTISRATSNKYVQTPRGIFELKYFFTSALSTSSGEATSSESVKRRIKALIEQEDRKAPLSDQKLGEMLLTEGIEISRRTVAKYREEMLIPSSAKRKRF; this comes from the coding sequence ATGAACATGGGATTGGGGTTATTTCAAGAACAAACACTGAAATTAGTGATGACGCCGGAATTACGCCAAGCGATTACCATATTGCAGTATTCAGCCATTGATCTCATCTCCTATTTGCAGGATCAGGCCAATGAAAATCCTGTTTTCGACCTTGAAGTGGCTGGAGAAGTCGCTTCTGCAAAAGCAGAGAAGCCAGCTCCTGAGATTGACTGGAAAGAAATTGTGGGCAATCGCGCGACAGGTGAGTACGGTTCGTCGAAAAATGAAAGCACTTACAATCCGCTGGATTACGTCCAGCAAGGTGCGGAGACGCTGTACGAACATCTGGAGCGTCAACTCGGCTATGTAAAAGGATTCTCGTCGCTGCAAAAACAGATTGCTCTCTTTTTGATCGGGAATTTGGATGAGAAGGGATATTTGGAAATTACACTGGAGGAAGCAAGTGAGCGCCTGGGCGCTGAAATGCTCGAGATTGAGGACGTGTTGTCCGTTTTGCAGCATTTTGATCCAGTAGGCGTAGCTTCACGCAGCCTGGAAGAATGTCTCTTGCTGCAGCTGGAGCATTTGGCACTCGATGATGAAAAGATCGTGCAGGTCGTTCGTAACCATCTGCAAGATTTAGCGGACAATCGCTATCAGCGAATTGCAGACAAAATCGGATGTACACCCCAAGAGGTACAGACGATTGCAGATTTGATCCGTACGTTGAATCCGCGTCCTGGGGCGGCCTTTTCCTCCGTAGAGACAAGATATGTCATTCCAGATGTGACGGTAGAAAAGGTCGGGAATGATTATGTTGTATTGGTCAACGATGTCGCAGCACCGCGGCTGAAAATCAACAGCTTTTATGAAAAAATGCTGAGCCAGCAAAAAAGTCAGGATGAAGCAAAACAGTTCATTCACGATAAGCTGAATGCTGCCATGTGGCTGGCAAAAAGTCTGGAGCAGCGCCGCCTGACGCTCATGCGTGTAACACAGGCCATCCTCGATATGCAACGGGAGTTTTTTGATCGGGGAATTCATTATTTAAAGCCTATGACGCAAAAGGAAATAGCAGAGCGGGTCGGCCTGCACGAATCGACGATCAGCCGGGCAACCAGCAACAAATACGTCCAGACACCGCGCGGAATCTTTGAGTTGAAGTATTTCTTTACGTCAGCACTCTCTACTTCCAGCGGGGAAGCGACTTCTTCTGAGAGTGTTAAGCGCAGAATCAAAGCACTGATTGAGCAAGAAGATCGGAAAGCTCCTTTATCTGATCAAAAGCTGGGTGAGATGCTGCTTACAGAGGGGATTGAGATCTCCCGCCGAACGGTTGCCAAGTACCGGGAAGAAATGCTGATCCCATCGTCGGCCAAACGAAAGAGGTTTTAA
- a CDS encoding FecCD family ABC transporter permease, whose protein sequence is MHRHVVIRSKKPALSFHVDKRALGINFILFLLLSVVIVLSIGLGSLHIPVWEVVKAFVGAGSEQNELIVLDWRLPRVVVSVMVGASLAVSGAILQSLVRNPLASPDLIGTTAGATAAAVAFITFAKDVSVQWMPLVALIGGLLTATLTYLTAWKEGVSPFRLALVGVCISAGMGALTIFFLVITQTHKASNALGWMTGTVYGMSWVNVMTLLPWTVLFLGATIFQIRYLNAQELGDDIAKGIGVAIDKKRLLLIAISVALAGAAVGVAGGISFIGLMAPHIARRLVGSAYGYLLPASAVLGGMLVVLADLIGRTVFLPHDLPAGIFTAAIGAPFFVYLLYKTRNYQ, encoded by the coding sequence ATGCATAGACATGTAGTCATTCGGTCCAAAAAGCCAGCGCTTTCGTTTCATGTAGATAAGCGGGCTTTGGGAATTAATTTCATATTATTTTTGCTGTTATCTGTTGTGATTGTATTGAGTATTGGCTTAGGAAGCTTGCATATTCCTGTGTGGGAGGTCGTCAAAGCTTTTGTGGGAGCGGGCAGTGAACAGAATGAATTGATCGTGCTTGATTGGCGATTGCCTCGCGTTGTCGTTTCAGTCATGGTGGGAGCTTCCCTGGCGGTATCGGGGGCTATTTTGCAGTCCTTGGTACGAAATCCGTTAGCTTCGCCTGATTTGATCGGGACTACAGCGGGAGCAACGGCAGCAGCGGTAGCATTTATCACATTCGCAAAAGATGTAAGTGTACAATGGATGCCATTGGTGGCCTTGATCGGTGGATTGTTAACCGCGACGCTTACGTATCTCACTGCGTGGAAAGAGGGAGTCTCCCCTTTTCGCCTCGCGCTTGTCGGTGTATGTATCTCGGCAGGCATGGGGGCATTAACGATCTTTTTCCTGGTGATCACCCAAACCCACAAAGCCTCAAATGCACTCGGGTGGATGACTGGAACCGTGTACGGTATGTCGTGGGTAAATGTCATGACGTTGCTTCCGTGGACCGTTTTGTTTCTTGGCGCTACGATTTTCCAAATCCGTTATTTGAATGCCCAGGAGCTCGGTGATGATATCGCTAAAGGCATTGGCGTAGCGATTGATAAGAAGCGATTGCTCTTGATTGCGATCAGTGTGGCGTTGGCAGGTGCTGCGGTCGGTGTAGCAGGAGGAATTAGTTTTATCGGGTTGATGGCCCCACATATTGCGCGTAGGTTAGTAGGTTCTGCGTACGGTTACTTGCTGCCGGCTTCCGCTGTTTTGGGCGGGATGCTTGTCGTCTTGGCTGATTTGATTGGGAGAACGGTGTTTTTACCGCATGATTTGCCAGCTGGGATTTTTACCGCAGCGATTGGAGCGCCGTTCTTTGTTTATCTTTTGTATAAAACAAGGAATTATCAGTAG
- a CDS encoding FecCD family ABC transporter permease encodes MNVILSSRLQKTTVLIAGLVVLAVVMVASILFGINRYSLTTAVEAYTQFSGSEEHLIITTSRMPRTLTAVAVGSSLAVAGVLLQALTRNPLASPSLIGVNAGAAAAIVTTIVVFGSQFPVSQMMWAGFIGAGVTALLVYGLASAGRGGMTPIKLTLSGAAVAAFASSVTSLFMLLQEKTMTEAFYWLVGSVEGRQLDHFFMIIPYLLVGWLGAMVLTGSLNLMVLGDDVATGLGQKIILVKATALLLVVLLAGGSVALAGPIAFVGIIIPHLCRFLVGLDHRWLIPYSIVFGGAFLVCADLLSRLVLMPMRLEVPVGVATAMIGVAFIIPLVRGRAYA; translated from the coding sequence GTGAATGTGATTTTGTCCAGCCGACTGCAAAAGACTACTGTACTCATAGCAGGGCTCGTTGTCCTGGCAGTCGTGATGGTGGCTAGTATCCTTTTCGGAATCAATCGGTATTCGCTCACTACTGCAGTAGAGGCATACACTCAATTTTCCGGTTCGGAGGAACATTTGATTATTACGACTTCCCGAATGCCGCGTACACTGACAGCGGTAGCAGTGGGGAGCAGCCTCGCGGTAGCAGGTGTTTTGTTGCAGGCGTTGACTCGTAACCCATTGGCTTCACCGTCTCTTATCGGCGTGAACGCTGGAGCTGCAGCAGCTATTGTGACGACGATTGTTGTTTTTGGCTCGCAATTCCCAGTGTCGCAAATGATGTGGGCAGGTTTTATCGGAGCGGGTGTGACTGCTCTGCTTGTATACGGATTGGCCTCCGCTGGGCGGGGAGGCATGACTCCGATTAAGCTGACACTTTCGGGTGCAGCGGTTGCTGCTTTTGCTTCGTCTGTGACTTCGTTGTTTATGCTGCTGCAAGAAAAGACGATGACAGAGGCCTTTTACTGGTTAGTTGGTTCTGTGGAGGGGAGACAGCTCGATCATTTTTTTATGATCATTCCTTATTTGCTAGTAGGCTGGTTAGGCGCTATGGTACTGACTGGCTCGTTAAACTTGATGGTACTTGGTGATGATGTAGCGACTGGCCTGGGCCAGAAGATTATCTTGGTAAAAGCTACCGCGTTATTGCTCGTGGTGCTCTTGGCAGGTGGGAGTGTCGCGCTCGCCGGACCAATTGCATTCGTGGGCATCATCATCCCGCATCTATGTCGTTTTTTAGTCGGGCTTGATCACCGATGGTTGATTCCCTATTCGATTGTTTTCGGCGGAGCTTTTCTGGTTTGCGCTGACTTGCTTTCTCGCCTTGTATTGATGCCCATGCGTCTGGAAGTACCAGTAGGCGTAGCAACTGCTATGATCGGAGTGGCTTTTATCATCCCGCTGGTCAGGGGGAGGGCGTATGCATAG
- a CDS encoding ABC transporter substrate-binding protein, which translates to MRKTSLRLMLGAMLSAVMLVTGCGGQATPSSDSSSSTPAASTTPSAPAASEEREVKHFMGSTKIKGTPQRVVTLTSESTEAVLALGITPVGAVMSGLGKPGDPWHPHIKEKMKDAVELGDENQPNVELIASLKPDLILGTKGRQGQEKVYAQLSAIAPTVFSEDLVGRWKINFALYSEALNKKAEGDKLMADFDKKIEDAKGKLGDKTKMKVSVVRFVAGKTRLYLKDTFSGVVLSQLGFARPASQDIDEFKKDIPKELMSEMDGDVMFYWIGDYSGDGSANKYTEEWMKDPLYQKLNVAKNNKAFQVDEVIWNVGGGILSAELLVDDIVERFSKL; encoded by the coding sequence ATGCGCAAAACTTCCCTGCGTTTGATGCTCGGGGCTATGCTTTCCGCAGTCATGCTCGTAACAGGTTGCGGAGGACAGGCAACGCCTTCATCCGACTCGTCTTCTTCTACACCAGCCGCGTCAACAACTCCATCAGCACCGGCAGCGTCTGAAGAGAGAGAAGTAAAACACTTTATGGGGTCAACAAAAATAAAAGGAACTCCGCAACGTGTCGTCACTCTCACCAGTGAAAGCACAGAGGCTGTTCTCGCATTAGGGATTACGCCAGTTGGGGCAGTCATGAGTGGCCTCGGCAAACCCGGTGACCCATGGCATCCACATATTAAAGAAAAAATGAAGGATGCAGTTGAATTGGGTGACGAGAATCAACCAAACGTCGAGCTGATCGCCAGCCTGAAGCCAGACCTGATTCTGGGAACGAAAGGACGCCAAGGGCAAGAGAAAGTATACGCTCAGCTTTCCGCAATTGCTCCAACCGTCTTCTCCGAGGATCTCGTAGGCAGATGGAAAATCAACTTTGCCCTTTACTCCGAAGCGCTGAATAAGAAAGCTGAAGGCGACAAGCTGATGGCTGATTTCGATAAGAAGATTGAGGATGCAAAAGGAAAACTGGGTGACAAGACGAAGATGAAAGTCTCTGTCGTTCGTTTCGTAGCTGGCAAAACTCGTCTTTACTTGAAAGACACCTTCTCTGGCGTTGTTCTGAGCCAGCTCGGTTTTGCTCGACCTGCCTCCCAAGACATCGATGAGTTCAAAAAAGACATCCCAAAAGAGCTCATGTCCGAAATGGATGGCGACGTCATGTTTTACTGGATCGGCGATTATTCGGGTGATGGATCTGCGAATAAATACACCGAGGAATGGATGAAAGATCCACTCTATCAAAAGCTGAATGTCGCGAAAAACAATAAGGCATTCCAAGTTGACGAAGTGATCTGGAACGTAGGCGGCGGTATCCTTTCTGCCGAACTGCTTGTTGATGACATCGTAGAGCGTTTCTCCAAACTGTAG
- a CDS encoding PAS domain-containing sensor histidine kinase yields the protein MNKLKTPFLWKKKRSKKEITQVLFPDQILKAFFHFTTDAISISDLDNNIVLVNHAFEQYYGWSMEEIYASPLCFIPEEYKSETKQLFDAVRSMGVLLTNYETIRQRKDGTKMDVILSAAPIKDETGKIIGASCITRDISERKKIEEALRQTEAKYRLLIDHTQDIVTIYDLSMRRIYASPSIEQLGFVPAEVTSPNNLQLTHPEDIPMFRDKFQEIMATKQPVHFETRSMDRNGNEVSFETRGIPILNAVGDVQNVMLVSRNITERKYSEAALFKSENTNKIISEYTDDLILITDKNGDILYLSPSHSRVIETSEHCRQLTFAEIHPEDRQTVIDHFHLLLATKEAKICEFRFQTKNNKWIVLESKGAPILTKTGDCDGFIIVSRDITERRHNEELLRKAEKLSVIGELAAGIAHEIRNPLTSLKGFIQFLYPSMNDNQQYADIMLSELDRINFIVSELLVLAKPHSIQIKPLPLIPLLENVLTLLRSEANLKNIDFRTAFAYHPIIAGEENQLKQVFINIIKNAIEAIDGHGEVVIATTLKDNHQVLITLTDTGCGISEEMIHKLGAPFFTTKENGTGLGLMISSKIMKDHNGSLEIKSREHEGTMVEITLPIVQDQIGSS from the coding sequence ATGAACAAGCTTAAAACCCCTTTCTTATGGAAAAAGAAACGCTCAAAAAAGGAAATCACACAAGTGTTATTTCCAGATCAAATATTAAAAGCATTTTTTCATTTTACGACGGATGCCATCTCGATTAGTGATCTCGATAACAATATCGTCTTGGTGAATCATGCGTTTGAGCAATACTACGGTTGGTCCATGGAGGAGATTTACGCTTCACCGCTCTGCTTTATTCCAGAAGAGTACAAGAGCGAGACCAAACAGTTATTTGATGCGGTCAGGAGCATGGGTGTATTACTAACCAATTACGAAACCATCAGGCAGCGAAAAGATGGCACGAAGATGGATGTCATTCTGTCAGCTGCTCCAATCAAAGACGAAACAGGAAAAATTATTGGTGCTTCCTGTATTACCCGTGACATTTCCGAACGCAAAAAAATTGAAGAGGCCTTGCGTCAAACCGAAGCCAAATATCGTCTCCTCATCGATCATACCCAGGATATCGTGACGATTTATGATTTATCCATGCGACGCATCTATGCCTCCCCATCAATCGAACAATTGGGATTTGTTCCAGCCGAGGTTACTTCCCCTAACAACCTGCAGCTCACACATCCAGAGGATATCCCTATGTTCCGGGACAAATTTCAAGAGATCATGGCAACGAAACAACCCGTTCATTTCGAGACGCGCTCTATGGATAGGAATGGAAACGAGGTCTCCTTCGAAACACGCGGTATCCCCATTTTAAACGCGGTAGGGGACGTCCAAAACGTCATGTTAGTCTCGCGAAATATCACCGAACGCAAATACTCAGAGGCCGCCTTATTTAAAAGCGAGAATACGAACAAAATCATCTCAGAATACACAGATGATCTTATTCTGATTACGGACAAAAACGGAGATATCCTCTATCTCTCCCCATCGCATTCACGTGTAATCGAAACGAGTGAACATTGCCGTCAGCTCACCTTTGCCGAGATTCATCCCGAAGATCGCCAAACTGTCATTGACCACTTTCATCTCTTGCTGGCGACCAAGGAAGCAAAGATATGCGAATTCCGTTTCCAGACGAAAAATAACAAATGGATCGTTCTCGAATCAAAGGGTGCCCCCATCCTGACGAAAACGGGAGATTGTGATGGCTTTATCATTGTTTCACGGGATATTACAGAACGGCGACATAACGAGGAACTATTACGGAAGGCTGAGAAGCTGTCTGTGATTGGGGAGCTGGCTGCTGGAATCGCCCATGAGATTCGCAACCCGCTCACATCTTTGAAGGGCTTTATCCAATTTCTTTATCCGAGCATGAATGATAACCAGCAGTACGCCGACATCATGCTCTCTGAACTGGACCGAATCAATTTTATTGTGAGTGAATTGCTAGTCTTAGCAAAGCCTCATAGCATTCAAATCAAGCCTCTTCCGCTCATCCCTTTGCTAGAAAACGTTTTGACACTTTTGAGATCGGAAGCAAATTTGAAAAACATCGATTTTCGGACCGCATTTGCTTACCATCCAATCATTGCGGGGGAAGAAAACCAGCTCAAGCAGGTCTTTATCAACATCATTAAAAATGCTATCGAAGCGATCGATGGACATGGTGAGGTTGTTATTGCCACCACCCTAAAAGACAATCATCAGGTGCTCATTACGCTCACGGATACTGGCTGTGGAATCTCTGAAGAAATGATTCACAAGCTGGGTGCCCCCTTTTTCACGACAAAAGAAAACGGAACTGGCCTCGGCCTCATGATCAGCAGCAAAATCATGAAAGACCACAACGGCAGCCTGGAAATTAAAAGCAGAGAGCACGAAGGTACAATGGTAGAGATAACACTGCCGATTGTTCAGGACCAAATTGGGTCATCCTAG
- a CDS encoding DUF4023 domain-containing protein, whose translation MDFTKMSTSEFVAKIRESQAKNLRSRQHQGYGHPEKRLPSKQGI comes from the coding sequence ATGGATTTTACCAAAATGAGCACGAGTGAGTTCGTGGCCAAAATTCGCGAATCCCAAGCGAAAAACCTACGAAGCAGACAGCATCAGGGCTATGGTCATCCCGAAAAGCGGTTGCCTAGCAAGCAAGGTATTTAA
- a CDS encoding branched-chain amino acid ABC transporter substrate-binding protein, producing the protein MKKQKSLSILAATFALGTMLAGCGGGAGTGSQSATPQPSNNSGGSTGGASGATEKLVVAVVGPMSGQYSDYGSTAKAGAEYALKEKAEAFKALGFDVQLSAQDDQADPKQGVAVAQMLISNPDVVGVVGHATTGASITAAAQYEQEKLVMVSPSATGSDLTEQGKQIVHRICARDDQQGSKAAIFAKNQLNVKTAFVMHDKAAYGQGLAEEVKKQFEKDGVQVLGYEGVTAGEKDYSAIITQILAKNPEMIYFGGYYSDAGIIVKQAREKGFKGVFMGGDGYDSADMVKIAGAENANNVVFTSTVGDIGATEDGKKWITDFESATGNKVGIFTSFGYDSMGVMLNGLEEAIKANGGKKPTREQVLEAVHKTKDYKGKFVNVTFNEKGDNDFASVYVYKYEDGKKVFMGEAK; encoded by the coding sequence ATGAAAAAACAGAAATCATTGTCGATACTGGCTGCAACATTTGCTCTCGGCACAATGCTCGCGGGCTGCGGTGGAGGTGCGGGGACTGGTAGCCAAAGCGCGACACCACAGCCGAGCAACAATAGCGGAGGAAGCACGGGCGGTGCAAGTGGCGCTACTGAGAAGCTCGTTGTTGCTGTAGTTGGTCCGATGTCTGGTCAGTATTCTGATTATGGAAGCACAGCAAAAGCTGGTGCTGAATATGCGTTGAAAGAAAAGGCAGAGGCATTCAAAGCACTTGGCTTTGACGTTCAATTGTCCGCGCAAGACGACCAAGCTGACCCGAAACAAGGGGTAGCAGTCGCACAAATGTTGATTTCGAATCCTGATGTAGTCGGAGTAGTAGGCCATGCTACAACAGGTGCTTCGATCACAGCAGCAGCGCAATACGAGCAAGAGAAGCTCGTAATGGTATCTCCTTCTGCAACGGGCTCAGATTTGACTGAGCAAGGCAAACAGATCGTACACCGCATTTGTGCGCGTGATGATCAGCAAGGCTCCAAGGCTGCGATTTTTGCTAAAAATCAGTTGAATGTAAAAACAGCATTCGTTATGCATGACAAGGCTGCTTATGGACAAGGTCTTGCGGAAGAAGTGAAAAAGCAATTTGAAAAAGACGGCGTACAAGTTCTCGGCTATGAAGGGGTAACAGCAGGCGAGAAGGATTATAGTGCGATCATCACCCAAATCCTTGCGAAAAATCCAGAGATGATCTACTTCGGTGGATACTACTCTGATGCAGGGATCATCGTGAAACAAGCGCGTGAAAAAGGCTTCAAAGGTGTCTTCATGGGTGGCGATGGCTACGACTCCGCTGACATGGTGAAAATTGCTGGTGCGGAAAATGCCAATAACGTAGTCTTTACTTCCACGGTTGGCGATATTGGTGCTACCGAAGACGGCAAGAAATGGATCACAGACTTCGAGAGCGCGACTGGCAACAAAGTAGGGATCTTCACTTCGTTTGGTTATGACTCCATGGGTGTTATGCTGAACGGTCTGGAAGAAGCGATCAAAGCAAACGGCGGCAAAAAGCCAACGCGTGAACAAGTGCTGGAAGCGGTTCACAAAACCAAAGATTACAAAGGCAAATTCGTTAACGTAACATTCAATGAAAAAGGCGACAACGACTTTGCTTCCGTATACGTGTACAAGTATGAGGACGGAAAGAAAGTATTCATGGGTGAAGCGAAGTAA
- a CDS encoding copper amine oxidase N-terminal domain-containing protein, with the protein MLRKFSTMMLTAALLTGSVAATAAFAQTSPAPAPAVQQKIKVQLNGKEFPFPQEIVTENGVAYVNASTLAIALGGSAAWDSTTKSLLVAKDNKYALRMYENQNFAYKNGKETSVANPPRPVTGAVLVPLVFIAQELGAKVEYDAKTLTYKLSIPINS; encoded by the coding sequence ATGCTTCGCAAGTTTTCTACAATGATGCTGACAGCAGCTCTTCTAACAGGAAGTGTAGCGGCAACGGCTGCGTTTGCCCAAACTTCTCCTGCTCCTGCACCAGCTGTACAACAAAAAATCAAAGTTCAGCTAAACGGCAAGGAGTTCCCATTCCCACAAGAAATCGTTACTGAAAATGGTGTTGCGTATGTGAATGCGAGCACATTGGCGATTGCTTTGGGTGGTAGTGCAGCATGGGATAGCACGACTAAATCTCTGTTGGTTGCCAAAGACAACAAGTACGCTCTGCGTATGTACGAAAACCAAAACTTTGCTTATAAAAACGGCAAAGAAACGAGTGTAGCAAATCCGCCACGTCCAGTGACCGGAGCAGTGCTCGTGCCCCTCGTATTCATTGCCCAAGAATTGGGTGCAAAAGTAGAGTACGATGCAAAAACGCTCACTTACAAGCTGAGCATTCCAATTAATTCCTAA
- the clpP gene encoding ATP-dependent Clp endopeptidase proteolytic subunit ClpP translates to MHMNLIPTVIEQTNRGERAYDIYSRLLKDRIIFLGTPINDTVANIVVAQLLFLQAEDPEKDIHLYINSPGGSITAGMAIYDTMHFIKPDVSTICIGMAASMGAFLLAAGAKGKRFALPNSEVMIHQPLGGAQGQASDIEIAAKRILKMRDHLNTILAERTGQPLERIQKDTDRDNFLSAAEAVEYGLIDKVITSEPSSKK, encoded by the coding sequence ATGCATATGAATTTAATTCCAACCGTCATTGAACAGACAAACCGCGGGGAACGTGCTTACGATATTTATTCCCGCCTGCTCAAAGACCGCATCATCTTTCTGGGAACCCCAATCAACGACACCGTAGCCAATATCGTTGTGGCACAGTTGTTGTTCCTTCAGGCGGAAGATCCGGAGAAAGACATTCACTTGTACATAAACAGCCCAGGCGGTTCTATTACTGCTGGTATGGCAATTTACGATACTATGCACTTCATCAAGCCTGATGTATCCACCATTTGTATCGGAATGGCTGCTTCCATGGGAGCATTCCTGCTGGCTGCTGGGGCAAAAGGCAAGCGCTTTGCTCTGCCAAACAGTGAAGTCATGATCCACCAACCATTGGGTGGCGCACAAGGACAAGCGAGCGACATTGAGATTGCCGCAAAACGTATCTTGAAGATGCGTGATCATCTGAACACCATCTTGGCTGAACGCACTGGACAGCCTTTGGAGCGCATCCAAAAGGATACCGATCGCGACAACTTCCTCTCTGCCGCTGAAGCAGTAGAGTACGGATTGATTGACAAAGTCATCACTTCCGAACCGTCTTCGAAAAAATAA
- a CDS encoding H-type small acid-soluble spore protein, whose translation MNVTRAQAIMKSDDHIKVEYDGQAVWIDAVDEKTSTARVHEEKNPGHSRTVYVSQLMEVSQ comes from the coding sequence ATGAATGTAACAAGAGCACAAGCCATCATGAAATCCGACGACCATATCAAGGTAGAGTACGATGGACAAGCCGTTTGGATCGATGCTGTAGACGAAAAAACGTCAACAGCACGTGTACATGAGGAAAAAAATCCAGGGCATAGCCGAACAGTCTATGTCAGTCAGTTAATGGAAGTATCACAATGA
- a CDS encoding HPr family phosphocarrier protein — translation MVQQQVVVQLKTGLQARPAAFFVQEANRFASEVFVEKGNKKVNAKSIMGIMSLAISSGTEITILAEGPDASQAVSSLTNLVSKEE, via the coding sequence ATGGTTCAACAGCAGGTCGTGGTTCAGTTAAAGACCGGTTTGCAAGCTCGTCCAGCAGCTTTTTTCGTACAGGAAGCTAACCGTTTTGCATCGGAAGTATTCGTAGAAAAAGGCAACAAGAAGGTCAATGCGAAAAGCATCATGGGTATCATGAGCCTCGCAATCAGCTCTGGAACGGAAATTACCATTTTGGCAGAAGGGCCGGATGCCTCCCAGGCAGTCAGCAGCCTTACGAATCTGGTAAGCAAAGAAGAATAG
- the whiA gene encoding DNA-binding protein WhiA: MSFAAHTKKELTMMEGADCCSKAELSALIRMNGSLQFGAGRLVLDVTTENAAIARRIYTLIKRLFQIHAELLVRKKMRLKKNNVYIVRIPNKANEILQDLGIMDQSLSFIPGIAPEIVKKSCCRAAYLRGAFLAGGSVNHPEASSYHLEIFTSYQDFCEALTKIANRYKLNAKCIERKKGYVLYIKEGEKITEFLSLIGAHQALLYFEDVRIVKDMRNSVNRLHNCEIANINKTVNAATRQMENIQLIDQEMGLENLPKRLREVAELRVAHPDINLKELGEMVPSGVVSKSGINHRLRKINEIADKIREKQNISM; encoded by the coding sequence ATGTCATTCGCCGCGCATACCAAAAAAGAGCTTACCATGATGGAGGGTGCCGATTGCTGCAGCAAGGCAGAGCTCTCAGCCTTGATTCGGATGAATGGAAGTCTGCAGTTTGGAGCCGGACGACTGGTGCTGGATGTGACGACAGAGAACGCGGCGATTGCCCGACGCATTTACACGTTAATCAAGAGGTTGTTTCAGATACACGCTGAATTGCTAGTTCGCAAAAAAATGCGTTTGAAAAAAAACAACGTCTACATTGTGCGTATTCCGAATAAGGCCAATGAGATCCTGCAAGACTTGGGCATCATGGATCAAAGCCTGTCGTTTATCCCAGGAATCGCTCCAGAGATCGTGAAAAAGTCATGCTGCCGCGCTGCTTATTTGCGGGGGGCTTTTTTGGCGGGGGGATCAGTGAATCATCCAGAGGCATCCAGCTATCATCTGGAGATTTTCACTTCCTATCAGGATTTTTGCGAAGCATTGACCAAGATCGCCAATCGGTATAAACTAAATGCCAAGTGCATCGAGCGGAAAAAAGGGTATGTTCTCTATATTAAAGAAGGCGAAAAGATTACAGAGTTTTTGAGCTTGATAGGAGCTCATCAGGCGCTGCTGTATTTCGAGGACGTCCGAATCGTAAAGGACATGCGGAACTCCGTAAACCGTTTACACAATTGTGAAATCGCGAACATAAACAAAACGGTGAATGCAGCCACCAGACAAATGGAAAATATTCAGCTCATCGATCAAGAGATGGGATTGGAGAATTTGCCAAAACGTCTGCGCGAGGTCGCGGAGCTTCGAGTGGCTCATCCTGACATCAATTTGAAAGAATTGGGCGAGATGGTGCCAAGCGGAGTAGTGAGCAAATCGGGCATTAACCACCGCTTGCGGAAAATTAACGAAATCGCTGACAAAATACGAGAAAAACAAAATATTTCGATGTAG